In the genome of Bradyrhizobium sp. CIAT3101, one region contains:
- a CDS encoding ferritin-like domain-containing protein → MGLFTKDIKTMNDLFVHQLQDIYYAEQQLTKALPKMANKATDPQLKQGFLTHLEETRQHVTRLEEVFKMHGAQVKAVDCPAIDGIIEEADETAGEVADKAVLDAALINAAQAAEHYEIVRYGSLIAWAKQLGRSDCAAVLAKTLEEEKATDKKLTTLAESKVNLRAAS, encoded by the coding sequence ATGGGACTGTTCACAAAAGACATCAAGACCATGAACGACCTGTTCGTGCATCAGCTACAGGACATCTATTACGCCGAGCAGCAGCTCACCAAGGCGCTGCCGAAAATGGCAAATAAGGCGACCGATCCGCAGCTGAAGCAGGGCTTTTTGACGCACCTCGAAGAAACCAGGCAGCACGTCACGCGGCTCGAGGAAGTGTTCAAGATGCATGGTGCCCAGGTGAAGGCGGTCGACTGCCCGGCGATCGACGGCATCATCGAGGAGGCCGACGAGACCGCCGGCGAGGTCGCGGACAAGGCGGTGCTCGACGCCGCGCTGATCAACGCGGCGCAGGCCGCCGAGCATTACGAGATCGTCCGTTACGGCAGCCTGATCGCCTGGGCCAAGCAGCTCGGTCGCAGCGACTGTGCTGCCGTGCTGGCCAAAACGCTCGAGGAAGAGAAGGCGACCGACAAGAAACTGACGACGCTTGCCGAGAGCAAGGTGAACCTGCGGGCCGCGAGCTAA
- a CDS encoding MFS transporter produces MRANTIKYETFGAKDATRTASRLATSLTLAAMSLGYGVVQLDVTIVNTALDAMSKTLGGGVAELQWVVSAYTIAFAAFILTAGALGDRIGAKRIFMAGFAIFTAASLACALSPNAVVLIGARLVQGLAAAILVPNSLALLSHAYTDDRARGRAVAVWAAGASLALTAGPFVGGALITLVGWRAIFLVNLPIGLAGLWLSWRYATETTRARSREIDLPGQLAAIGALGALAGAIIEGGVLGWEHPLVLSAFAAAAVFATLFVWRESRTEQPMLPLSLFSHRLFTLTTVVGLLVNIAIYGLIFVLSLYFQRINGLSAWWTGLAFVPMMSAVLPVNLLAPRLAERIGPCPTIVVGACISALGCLGLLWIEPETSYWAIFAQMIAISGGLGLLVPPLTSTLLGSVEKARSGIAAGVLNATRQTGSVLGVALFGSLVASDSAFMIGLHQSLIISAAVLLLAAGVIGFGAKAGGEQM; encoded by the coding sequence ATGCGAGCCAACACCATCAAATATGAAACCTTCGGCGCGAAGGATGCCACGCGCACCGCTTCGCGCCTTGCGACCTCGCTGACGCTGGCGGCGATGAGCCTCGGCTACGGCGTGGTGCAGCTCGACGTCACCATCGTCAACACCGCGCTCGATGCGATGAGCAAAACGCTCGGCGGCGGCGTTGCCGAGCTGCAATGGGTGGTGAGCGCCTACACCATCGCCTTTGCCGCCTTCATCCTTACGGCCGGCGCACTCGGCGACCGGATCGGCGCCAAGCGCATCTTCATGGCGGGGTTCGCGATCTTCACCGCGGCCTCGCTCGCCTGCGCGCTGTCGCCCAACGCCGTCGTGCTGATCGGCGCGCGGCTGGTCCAGGGGCTGGCGGCGGCGATCCTGGTGCCGAATTCGCTGGCGTTGCTCAGTCATGCCTATACGGACGACCGCGCGCGCGGCCGTGCCGTCGCGGTCTGGGCGGCGGGCGCAAGCCTGGCGCTGACCGCCGGTCCCTTCGTCGGCGGCGCGCTGATCACGCTGGTCGGCTGGCGGGCGATCTTCCTCGTCAATCTGCCGATCGGCCTCGCCGGTCTGTGGCTGAGCTGGCGCTATGCGACAGAGACCACGCGGGCGCGTTCGCGCGAGATCGATCTGCCTGGCCAGCTCGCCGCGATCGGCGCGCTGGGGGCGCTCGCCGGCGCGATCATCGAGGGCGGCGTGCTTGGCTGGGAGCATCCGCTCGTGCTTTCGGCCTTCGCGGCGGCCGCCGTCTTCGCGACGCTGTTCGTCTGGCGCGAGAGCCGCACGGAGCAACCGATGCTTCCGTTGTCCTTGTTCAGTCATCGGCTGTTTACCCTGACCACGGTCGTCGGCCTGCTCGTCAATATCGCGATCTACGGCCTGATCTTTGTGCTCAGTCTCTACTTCCAGCGGATCAACGGCCTGTCGGCCTGGTGGACCGGGCTCGCCTTCGTACCGATGATGAGCGCGGTGTTGCCGGTCAATCTGCTGGCGCCGCGCCTCGCCGAGCGCATCGGCCCGTGCCCGACCATCGTTGTCGGCGCCTGTATCTCGGCGCTTGGCTGTCTTGGTCTGCTCTGGATCGAGCCGGAGACGAGCTACTGGGCGATCTTCGCGCAGATGATCGCGATCAGCGGCGGACTTGGCCTCCTGGTGCCGCCTCTCACCTCCACCTTGCTCGGCAGCGTCGAGAAGGCGCGCTCCGGTATCGCTGCGGGTGTGCTCAACGCGACGCGACAGACCGGCAGTGTCCTCGGCGTTGCACTGTTCGGTTCGCTGGTAGCCTCCGACAGCGCATTCATGATCGGCCTTCAC
- a CDS encoding YbhN family protein — MHGLLPALKRGFKKWIGWRRLGIAASVMIIAFAVTTLLRTLKGIDTGVILTALTDIPRGHIGLAAICVFFAFCTLTFYDFFALRTIGKKHVPYRIAALSSFTSYSIGHNIGATVFTGGAIRFRIYSDYGLNAIDVAKICFLSGLTFWLGNIFVLSIGMTIHPDAASYMDQLPSSINRLIALGGLASIAAYLVWLCMGDKRRELGQKGWKVVLPSAPLTLVQILIGVVDLGFCALAMYLLMPANPPIDFLSLAVVFILATLLGFASHAPGSIGVFDAAMLVALPEFGREQLLATLLVFRILYFVIPFGLAISIMGTRELWMNVVRPWQERRRLAEACAQANLPNQVTPMERERLVRQASKR, encoded by the coding sequence ATGCACGGACTGCTGCCCGCGCTGAAACGCGGCTTCAAGAAATGGATCGGCTGGCGACGGCTCGGTATTGCCGCAAGCGTGATGATCATCGCCTTCGCGGTCACCACGCTGCTGCGGACCCTCAAGGGCATCGATACCGGCGTCATCCTGACCGCTTTGACCGATATTCCGCGCGGACATATCGGTCTGGCCGCGATCTGCGTGTTCTTCGCGTTCTGTACGCTGACGTTCTACGACTTTTTTGCACTGCGAACGATCGGCAAGAAGCACGTGCCCTACCGCATCGCAGCGCTGTCGAGCTTCACGTCCTATTCGATCGGCCACAACATCGGCGCCACCGTGTTCACGGGCGGCGCGATCCGTTTCCGGATTTACTCGGACTACGGGCTGAATGCGATCGACGTCGCCAAGATCTGTTTCCTCTCCGGCCTGACCTTCTGGCTCGGTAACATCTTCGTGCTCTCGATCGGCATGACCATCCACCCGGATGCGGCCTCCTACATGGATCAGCTGCCGTCGTCGATCAATCGGCTGATCGCGCTCGGCGGCCTCGCCTCGATCGCCGCCTATCTGGTCTGGCTCTGCATGGGCGACAAACGCCGCGAGCTCGGCCAGAAGGGCTGGAAGGTCGTGCTGCCGTCGGCGCCGCTGACGCTGGTGCAGATCCTGATCGGTGTGGTCGATCTCGGCTTCTGCGCGCTTGCGATGTACCTGCTGATGCCGGCCAATCCGCCGATCGACTTCCTGTCGCTCGCCGTGGTGTTCATCCTGGCGACGCTGCTGGGCTTTGCCAGCCACGCCCCGGGCTCGATCGGCGTGTTCGACGCCGCCATGCTGGTGGCACTGCCCGAATTCGGCCGCGAGCAACTGCTGGCAACCCTGCTCGTGTTCCGCATCCTCTATTTCGTGATCCCGTTCGGCCTCGCCATCTCCATTATGGGCACCCGCGAGCTCTGGATGAACGTCGTCCGGCCCTGGCAGGAGCGGCGGCGGCTGGCGGAAGCCTGCGCGCAGGCCAACCTGCCCAATCAGGTGACGCCGATGGAGCGCGAGCGATTGGTGCGCCAGGCCAGCAAGCGATAA